The following proteins are encoded in a genomic region of Thermococcus henrietii:
- a CDS encoding ABC transporter permease translates to MIGAIAEKEFRDYLTSRRFLIFFGFLLVVMVLALIQVKLNIEVISLGGMSSGESTRKVYEVMFGVTSNLQFVGAIFALALGFDAITREREDRTLKVLMSHPVFRDQVILGKLLGGAITLAFAVLVTGLVVTGMLVWAGVTIDSYTRLITYFLFAYLYLFLFFTMAVAFSAYAKKSGNALMYSLVMFLIFIVVIMTVAPVVARVIVGPQPKMPPELQAMSQKIHSSKNVTLAELNKYEKLMEEYENKTMEWGRRYWKTEYYITMLSPMNDFQVISDYVLDPYKESSESYFIPHSPTEKVPKYSLSESLSFAKKEIITLFAYIILWFVLAYLGFVRAEIR, encoded by the coding sequence ATGATTGGGGCGATAGCCGAGAAGGAGTTTAGGGACTACCTGACGAGCAGGCGCTTCCTGATTTTCTTCGGGTTCCTGCTCGTGGTGATGGTGCTGGCCCTCATCCAGGTTAAGCTCAACATAGAAGTCATAAGCCTGGGTGGAATGTCTTCCGGTGAGAGCACGCGCAAGGTCTACGAGGTGATGTTCGGCGTTACGTCGAACCTTCAGTTCGTCGGGGCAATCTTCGCACTGGCCCTCGGCTTCGACGCCATAACGCGCGAGAGGGAGGACAGGACGCTCAAGGTTCTCATGAGCCACCCAGTTTTCCGAGACCAGGTAATCCTCGGCAAACTCCTTGGGGGTGCGATAACCCTCGCATTTGCCGTCCTTGTAACCGGCCTCGTCGTCACGGGAATGCTCGTATGGGCGGGCGTAACCATAGACAGCTACACGAGGCTGATAACGTACTTCCTGTTCGCTTACCTGTATCTGTTCCTGTTCTTCACCATGGCGGTGGCTTTTTCGGCGTACGCAAAGAAGAGCGGCAACGCCCTGATGTACTCCCTCGTAATGTTCCTGATATTCATAGTGGTCATAATGACTGTGGCCCCGGTGGTGGCGAGGGTCATCGTCGGACCGCAGCCCAAGATGCCGCCGGAGCTCCAAGCAATGTCCCAGAAGATACACTCCAGCAAGAACGTTACCCTGGCCGAGCTCAACAAGTACGAGAAGCTCATGGAGGAGTACGAGAACAAGACCATGGAGTGGGGCAGGAGGTACTGGAAGACCGAGTACTACATAACCATGCTGTCACCCATGAACGACTTCCAGGTCATATCGGACTACGTCTTGGACCCGTACAAGGAGTCCAGCGAATCGTACTTCATCCCCCACTCCCCCACGGAAAAGGTTCCAAAGTACAGCCTGAGCGAAAGCCTCTCCTTTGCGAAGAAGGAGATAATAACGCTGTTCGCCTACATAATCCTCTGGTTTGTGCTGGCGTACCTCGGGTTCGTGAGAGCTGAGATAAGGTGA
- a CDS encoding ABC transporter ATP-binding protein, with protein MYAIETENLTKIYDGTVAVDHLNLRVKKGTVYGFLGPNGAGKTTTILMLLGLVEPTEGTAHVAGINVMEKPVEVKRITGFMPAEGGLYPNLSAIDNLLYFAKFYRMPRNEAEKRARELLELVGLKEVADRKVEGFSTGMKQRLLLAQALLNDPEILFLDEPTNGLDPRGAVELRELVRELKKDGRTIFFSSHILAEVEEVSDEIGIISQGKLLISGSQEEIKRKFMEGRYLITVETKEPLELEGLETNVIEWRRSGDRKLVVYAERDIREDLVTELRAKGYTVLDVHLHEPSLEEIFMELVYGRGAK; from the coding sequence ATGTACGCGATAGAGACAGAAAATCTGACCAAAATCTACGATGGAACGGTCGCCGTGGACCACCTCAACCTCAGGGTTAAGAAGGGAACGGTCTATGGATTTTTGGGCCCCAACGGGGCTGGTAAAACGACGACAATCCTTATGCTCCTTGGGCTCGTAGAACCGACTGAAGGGACGGCGCACGTCGCTGGAATCAACGTGATGGAAAAGCCCGTGGAAGTCAAGAGGATAACGGGCTTCATGCCGGCGGAGGGCGGCCTCTACCCGAACTTGAGCGCAATCGACAACCTCCTCTACTTCGCCAAGTTCTACAGAATGCCAAGGAACGAGGCGGAAAAGAGGGCGAGGGAGCTCCTCGAGCTCGTCGGCCTGAAGGAAGTTGCGGACAGGAAGGTTGAGGGATTCTCGACCGGAATGAAGCAGAGACTTCTGCTCGCGCAGGCCCTCCTCAACGACCCGGAGATACTCTTCCTTGACGAGCCAACGAACGGCCTCGACCCGAGGGGGGCCGTGGAGCTTAGGGAGCTTGTGAGGGAACTGAAGAAGGACGGCAGGACGATATTCTTCTCAAGCCACATACTCGCGGAGGTTGAAGAGGTCAGCGATGAAATCGGCATAATCTCCCAGGGTAAGCTCCTCATAAGCGGGAGCCAGGAGGAGATAAAGAGGAAGTTCATGGAAGGCAGGTACCTGATAACCGTTGAGACTAAGGAACCCCTAGAGCTTGAGGGTCTCGAAACGAACGTGATAGAGTGGAGGAGGAGCGGGGACAGGAAACTGGTAGTGTACGCTGAAAGGGACATCAGGGAGGACCTCGTAACGGAGCTGAGGGCGAAAGGGTACACCGTCCTCGACGTTCACCTCCACGAGCCCAGCCTCGAGGAAATCTTCATGGAACTCGTCTACGGGAGGGGAGCGAAATGA
- a CDS encoding YkgJ family cysteine cluster protein has product MRFKPRPFVKPVDFRCLYCLDCCRGRHVYLTLKDVERIARAGNDPQDFVTFSVEGDRIRFVLAIREWDLGCVFHDPETGKCRIHEVRPVICRIYPFMVSRKPLGIEGEKPFNYKGETLWLYYDEGCPGINAENPETTITPEEIAELGLEFEREFEKTDMDGFAGLLDELEK; this is encoded by the coding sequence ATGCGCTTTAAACCGAGACCTTTTGTTAAGCCCGTTGACTTCCGCTGTCTCTACTGCCTCGACTGTTGCAGGGGAAGGCACGTCTACCTGACTCTGAAGGACGTCGAGCGAATAGCCAGGGCCGGAAACGACCCCCAGGACTTCGTGACGTTCTCGGTCGAGGGGGACAGGATACGCTTCGTTCTCGCCATCCGCGAGTGGGATTTGGGTTGCGTCTTCCACGACCCGGAAACCGGAAAGTGCAGGATTCACGAGGTCAGGCCGGTTATCTGCCGCATCTACCCCTTCATGGTCTCCAGAAAACCGCTCGGCATCGAGGGTGAGAAGCCGTTCAATTACAAAGGAGAGACCCTGTGGCTCTACTACGACGAGGGCTGCCCTGGAATAAACGCCGAAAACCCGGAAACGACGATAACGCCCGAGGAGATAGCGGAGCTCGGGCTTGAGTTCGAGAGGGAGTTCGAGAAGACCGATATGGACGGCTTTGCAGGGCTCCTCGACGAGCTCGAAAAGTAG
- a CDS encoding COG1470 family protein, whose product MRRALAGLILLLFLPGVLAETVGVTLSIGETVKVNGMNVTLVDVSSNGGAAVRINGTLYVLSFGDNVTINNLSIVVGSVFPDRGQARLFFIGKRVELTGGETHVELSTQIHEVLLSPGEEVGIGLTVKNLGESGYVPLSVQVPGGWTGILKSGSVSVLGLYLKHGESFPLTLVLKAGSTPGTYRIKVGAGNASVTILAVVQGRPLQAYVDCPGKEAAAGTNVSFSLHLSSSTPTDVPLSARAPPGWSVRFLAGGSPVRIVRVSGERTVTALVSIPSNASVGDHPLKILAGNESVWVHVYVTETHAGENGTLVVRVVDEGSGTYVGGAKVELTGGGITTQAVTLPDGTAVLHAPEGAYKLIVSKEAYKKVTETVQLKAGEKTEVTVNLEKLPYYFDVFVPAPSKSVVLGETLTYEVILRNLGKESDSYSLTLRVPPNWGGMIVESPESRTGISSTYVDAGKEKRLYVILIPPDTAKLGNYTANLTVRSLGSDVEKKVTLRAQLMGSYGIAIGLERYSVKVKAGGETTLSVRVYNTGTSPLTNVKLKVDAPQGWNVQVTPERVASVEKNGEVTFTVKINVPGNIDAGDYFITLTAESDQKKTQEQVRVTVTKGSGATYLGIGMILAALVILAVILRKYGRR is encoded by the coding sequence ATGAGACGGGCCCTTGCAGGGCTTATACTCCTCCTTTTTCTTCCGGGCGTTCTGGCTGAGACGGTGGGAGTGACGCTCAGCATCGGCGAGACCGTGAAAGTAAACGGCATGAACGTCACGCTGGTGGACGTTTCCTCAAACGGAGGGGCGGCCGTTAGAATCAACGGAACTCTCTACGTGCTCTCCTTTGGGGACAACGTTACAATCAACAACCTCTCCATCGTCGTCGGGAGCGTGTTTCCCGACAGGGGCCAGGCAAGGCTGTTCTTCATAGGAAAACGGGTGGAGCTTACCGGAGGCGAGACCCACGTCGAGCTGAGCACCCAAATCCACGAGGTACTGCTGTCGCCAGGGGAAGAGGTGGGAATAGGACTGACCGTGAAGAATCTCGGAGAGTCCGGCTACGTCCCCCTTTCCGTTCAGGTCCCGGGAGGGTGGACTGGAATCCTCAAATCCGGCAGCGTCAGCGTTCTCGGCCTCTACCTGAAGCACGGAGAGAGCTTTCCCCTGACCCTCGTCTTGAAGGCCGGAAGTACACCAGGAACTTACAGGATAAAAGTTGGGGCCGGAAACGCAAGCGTCACAATCCTGGCAGTCGTCCAGGGAAGACCCCTCCAAGCGTACGTTGATTGCCCGGGGAAGGAGGCCGCTGCTGGGACGAACGTCAGCTTCTCGCTTCACCTCTCTTCGTCAACCCCAACTGACGTCCCATTGAGCGCCCGGGCACCGCCGGGATGGAGCGTTAGGTTCCTCGCAGGCGGCTCACCGGTTAGAATCGTCAGGGTGAGCGGGGAGAGAACAGTAACCGCTCTCGTGAGCATTCCGAGCAACGCGAGCGTAGGCGACCATCCCCTCAAGATACTCGCGGGAAACGAGAGCGTTTGGGTTCACGTCTACGTGACCGAGACCCACGCTGGGGAAAACGGCACGCTTGTCGTTAGAGTCGTGGATGAGGGCTCGGGCACCTACGTGGGAGGTGCTAAGGTCGAGCTGACCGGCGGTGGAATCACCACCCAAGCCGTGACGCTTCCCGACGGAACCGCGGTCCTCCACGCGCCCGAGGGAGCTTACAAGCTTATCGTCTCCAAGGAAGCCTACAAAAAGGTCACCGAGACGGTACAACTGAAGGCGGGAGAAAAAACGGAAGTCACGGTCAATCTGGAGAAGCTCCCGTACTACTTCGACGTCTTCGTGCCGGCACCCTCGAAGAGCGTCGTTCTCGGAGAGACGCTGACCTACGAGGTAATACTCAGGAACCTCGGAAAGGAGAGCGACAGCTACTCGTTAACGCTCCGCGTGCCCCCCAACTGGGGCGGAATGATAGTGGAAAGCCCGGAGTCGAGGACGGGTATAAGCTCAACGTACGTAGATGCAGGCAAGGAGAAGAGGCTGTACGTGATTCTAATACCTCCCGACACGGCAAAGCTCGGGAACTACACGGCAAACCTGACGGTAAGGTCGCTGGGAAGCGACGTAGAGAAGAAAGTCACGCTCAGAGCCCAGCTCATGGGGAGCTACGGGATAGCGATTGGTCTTGAGAGGTACAGCGTAAAGGTTAAGGCGGGAGGAGAGACGACGTTGAGCGTCAGAGTGTACAACACAGGAACAAGCCCGCTGACCAACGTAAAACTCAAAGTCGATGCCCCGCAGGGCTGGAACGTGCAGGTAACTCCCGAGCGTGTGGCCAGCGTGGAGAAAAACGGAGAGGTCACGTTCACGGTTAAGATAAACGTCCCTGGAAACATCGATGCCGGCGACTACTTCATCACCCTCACCGCCGAGAGCGACCAGAAGAAAACTCAGGAGCAGGTCCGTGTCACCGTGACGAAGGGGAGCGGGGCCACTTATCTGGGCATCGGCATGATACTGGCCGCGCTTGTAATCCTGGCCGTAATCCTCAGGAAGTACGGAAGGCGCTGA
- a CDS encoding PUA domain-containing protein, producing the protein MSQELRYRRASAWEYDLILREAEKYGELKHHFFAVVEGKFRDVYAVNERVWRELEGLKVKPYAYGTFVGTIKVDNLVEKFYPNVEFFYFVEVEKNYAVLSPKAGFLFTTGKDVPRSGVRKYVWQGTKKLVIYDENGIILGIGRINPESRRKFILNVTDIGEFLRRKR; encoded by the coding sequence ATGAGCCAGGAACTCCGCTACCGCCGTGCCTCCGCATGGGAATACGACCTCATACTCCGCGAGGCCGAGAAGTACGGCGAGTTGAAGCACCACTTCTTCGCCGTTGTCGAGGGTAAGTTCAGGGACGTTTACGCCGTCAACGAGCGGGTCTGGAGGGAGCTTGAGGGGTTGAAGGTTAAGCCCTACGCTTACGGCACCTTCGTCGGCACGATTAAGGTTGACAATTTGGTTGAGAAGTTCTACCCCAACGTCGAGTTCTTCTACTTCGTTGAGGTCGAGAAGAACTACGCGGTGCTCAGTCCAAAGGCCGGCTTCCTCTTCACCACGGGCAAGGACGTCCCGAGGAGTGGCGTGCGAAAGTACGTCTGGCAGGGGACGAAGAAGCTCGTAATCTACGACGAGAACGGGATTATCCTCGGCATTGGCAGGATAAACCCCGAAAGCAGGAGGAAGTTCATCCTGAACGTCACCGACATCGGGGAGTTCCTGAGACGGAAGAGGTAG